A single window of [Clostridium] hylemonae DSM 15053 DNA harbors:
- a CDS encoding ABC transporter permease — MFFNMVGRNSRRDRKENGMFFGSLTAAVVLFYMILSLENQDVMQFLHTMESDAVDRLLGLVSVLYGFSLFLIFFLVYFAGKYQMERRSHEFGLYLMLGMKRSRLFGILMAEDMWNSVLALLAGLPLSVFLSEMISLITSRLVGLGIIGHRSSFSVTAVLWTAAGFFGVKFLAFLILSGKIARQEISVLMEEGQEEKQREEQGRSPVLRFAAGLLLLAAAYGTALSGMAWRDVRTMTVTVIVGTAGTFLLFSGLGKRLEAVMLRKKQKKGLYTFTCRQLQENVFLKHRSMAVSSLLILMALVCFSYGIAMGRAAGREEGHAADFTFTGGEADIRRELAAPELKEMLGGLSEVKAGLLFTEEEPEGTGHRQHTFGMEQLLEAADKLKDSEEKETFKDNLRYFTSPYVISLSGYNEILKMAGKAPIRLSDNETAFYTDADYSDGAYKKVVDEVCRMRPVVTIDGEDHKVTGTLCTENLVADRLITISLGLILPDKVFDRLFAGEEVNVYWNTYVQRELVEEKGLLQAVMQVNSLLKKTDLEYESYLQGIGRQMFYNVASTYVSLYLAAIFLIIGNTVIGVQFLMQQKKCGKRYRMLIMLGSDSGAVCRSLDTQIRWYFALTVLTAVISSIFGIGSLFKGILPTALEGRAGVLFWTALLAAGLLCIVEYVYITIVMRAGRRHILEMVRPAKERT; from the coding sequence AGGATGTGATGCAGTTTCTGCACACGATGGAAAGTGACGCGGTGGACCGTCTGCTCGGGCTTGTGTCCGTGCTGTACGGATTTTCACTGTTTCTTATATTCTTTCTCGTTTATTTTGCGGGAAAATACCAGATGGAGAGGAGGAGTCATGAATTCGGGCTATATCTTATGCTTGGCATGAAGAGGAGCAGGCTGTTTGGCATCCTTATGGCGGAAGATATGTGGAACAGTGTGCTGGCTCTGCTGGCAGGCCTTCCGCTCTCCGTATTCCTCTCCGAGATGATCAGTCTGATAACCTCACGGCTGGTCGGTCTTGGGATCATCGGGCATCGGTCGTCCTTTTCGGTGACGGCGGTGCTCTGGACGGCAGCGGGTTTTTTTGGGGTAAAGTTTCTGGCCTTTCTCATACTGAGCGGCAAGATCGCGCGGCAGGAGATCAGCGTGCTCATGGAAGAGGGACAGGAGGAAAAGCAGCGTGAGGAACAGGGGAGATCCCCGGTCCTGCGGTTTGCGGCAGGTCTGCTGCTTTTGGCCGCCGCCTATGGCACAGCACTCTCAGGAATGGCGTGGAGAGATGTGCGGACAATGACCGTTACGGTCATCGTTGGCACGGCCGGCACATTTCTGCTTTTTTCCGGGCTTGGGAAACGGCTTGAGGCTGTCATGCTCCGAAAGAAACAGAAGAAAGGTCTTTATACGTTTACATGCAGGCAGCTTCAGGAAAATGTATTTCTGAAGCACAGATCTATGGCGGTTTCCTCTCTTTTGATCCTTATGGCGCTCGTGTGCTTTTCCTATGGTATCGCCATGGGCCGCGCGGCGGGGAGAGAGGAAGGGCATGCGGCAGACTTTACCTTTACCGGCGGGGAAGCGGATATCAGAAGAGAGCTTGCGGCGCCGGAACTTAAAGAGATGCTCGGAGGACTCTCGGAAGTGAAGGCGGGGCTGTTATTTACCGAGGAGGAACCGGAGGGCACAGGCCACAGACAGCATACCTTCGGCATGGAACAGCTGCTTGAGGCAGCGGATAAGCTTAAGGACTCTGAGGAAAAGGAAACATTTAAGGATAATCTGCGTTATTTTACTTCTCCGTATGTGATCTCACTGTCCGGATATAATGAGATCCTGAAGATGGCGGGAAAGGCTCCCATTCGCCTCAGTGACAATGAGACTGCGTTTTATACCGATGCCGATTACTCTGACGGCGCGTATAAAAAGGTGGTGGATGAAGTGTGCAGGATGAGGCCGGTGGTTACGATAGACGGAGAGGATCATAAGGTGACCGGCACACTGTGCACGGAAAATCTGGTGGCCGACCGCCTCATCACGATCAGCCTCGGCCTTATTCTCCCGGATAAGGTATTTGACAGGCTGTTTGCAGGAGAAGAAGTGAATGTGTACTGGAATACTTACGTGCAAAGAGAACTTGTGGAAGAAAAGGGACTTCTCCAGGCGGTGATGCAGGTCAACAGCCTGCTCAAAAAGACAGACCTGGAATATGAGTCCTATCTGCAGGGCATAGGGCGCCAGATGTTCTACAATGTGGCCTCCACTTATGTGAGCCTCTACCTGGCGGCCATATTTCTCATAATAGGCAATACAGTCATAGGGGTACAGTTTCTGATGCAGCAGAAAAAGTGCGGGAAGCGTTACCGGATGCTCATCATGCTCGGCAGTGACAGCGGGGCGGTCTGCCGCTCTCTGGATACACAGATCAGATGGTATTTCGCGTTGACGGTCCTGACGGCGGTCATAAGCAGTATCTTTGGGATCGGTTCTCTGTTTAAGGGGATCCTCCCGACAGCGCTTGAAGGAAGGGCCGGCGTTCTGTTTTGGACCGCGCTTCTGGCAGCGGGGCTTCTGTGTATCGTGGAGTATGTGTATATAACAATTGTGATGCGGGCGGGCAGACGCCATATCCTCGAGATGGTCCGGCCGGCAAAAGAGAGGACATAA
- a CDS encoding response regulator transcription factor gives MKKIVIVEDETYMREELEYIFQKAGYEVLCITDFGSASAAVFRYAPHLVVLDLNLPGKSGFDICMELKERSSCPVLVLTSRNHLNDELRALRIGADEYLTKPCRKERLLARAENLMRRFEGREQEIRLGELTLDIRTYTLYVSGCSVLLPENQGKIMEKLMKKRGGTVTKEELSSALWGTTEYIDENALQVNMTRLKKTLARLSLDGRIETVRGVGYRIAKGDAYGKD, from the coding sequence GTGAAAAAGATAGTAATTGTTGAAGACGAGACGTACATGAGGGAAGAACTGGAATATATTTTTCAAAAGGCCGGGTATGAGGTGCTGTGCATTACGGATTTTGGCAGCGCCTCCGCGGCCGTCTTCCGGTACGCCCCGCATCTTGTAGTATTGGATCTGAATCTTCCAGGCAAGAGCGGGTTCGACATATGTATGGAGCTTAAGGAGCGAAGCAGCTGTCCGGTGCTCGTGCTGACATCCAGAAATCATCTGAATGATGAACTGAGGGCGCTGCGTATCGGGGCGGATGAGTATCTGACGAAACCGTGCCGCAAGGAACGTCTTCTTGCCAGGGCGGAAAATCTCATGCGCCGCTTCGAGGGAAGGGAACAGGAGATACGCCTGGGGGAACTGACGCTCGATATCCGGACGTATACACTGTATGTGTCGGGCTGTTCTGTGCTGCTGCCGGAGAATCAGGGAAAGATCATGGAGAAGCTTATGAAGAAAAGAGGCGGGACCGTCACAAAAGAGGAACTGAGCAGCGCGCTCTGGGGCACGACGGAATATATCGATGAAAATGCGCTGCAGGTCAATATGACACGGCTTAAGAAAACACTTGCACGCCTGTCTCTTGACGGCCGGATCGAGACAGTGAGGGGCGTTGGCTATCGGATCGCCAAAGGAGATGCGTATGGAAAAGATTAG
- a CDS encoding sensor histidine kinase produces MEKIRRFRDICMDHKLWLGLLLLSDTVFGLFLWLADIRAFRELAGMFFLFSLLLFAAAAACTYRREVRQSKLVPEYLGSPDEEMEEQLCRCLSAGERRHIRLAAQLLCQKEERIKEQVIRLEEYETFIETWAHEVKTPLALMTLVLDNRRNEIGPDIHKRLEYARNQMHGFIEQILFYARLKAVHKDYLLEKVSVAESVGEVLDEYEMLIHEAGFHIEADISDEQVVTDKKSLCFILSQIMGNSIKYTRTEEIRPELSVTLRRSGSDRKLVLEIEDNGTGIKETDLPFIFDKGFSGDAGGQRKKSSGMGLYLAAQIAGELKIGLDAHSVYKKGTRITLVL; encoded by the coding sequence ATGGAAAAGATTAGACGATTCCGGGATATCTGTATGGACCACAAATTATGGCTCGGGCTGCTTCTTCTGTCGGACACTGTATTTGGACTTTTTCTCTGGCTGGCAGACATACGCGCGTTCCGGGAACTGGCCGGAATGTTCTTCCTTTTTTCTCTCCTTCTCTTTGCCGCGGCCGCGGCGTGTACGTACCGCAGGGAGGTGAGGCAGAGTAAGCTTGTGCCGGAATATCTGGGCAGTCCGGATGAAGAGATGGAAGAACAGCTCTGCCGCTGCCTGTCCGCCGGGGAACGGCGGCACATCCGGCTGGCGGCGCAGCTGCTTTGCCAAAAAGAAGAACGCATAAAGGAGCAGGTGATCCGTCTGGAAGAATATGAAACGTTCATAGAGACGTGGGCGCATGAGGTCAAGACGCCGCTGGCGCTGATGACACTTGTTCTTGATAACCGGAGGAATGAGATCGGTCCGGATATCCATAAGCGGCTTGAATATGCGAGAAACCAGATGCATGGTTTTATAGAGCAGATACTGTTTTACGCAAGACTGAAAGCGGTGCATAAAGACTATCTGCTGGAGAAAGTGAGCGTGGCGGAAAGTGTCGGTGAAGTGCTGGATGAATATGAGATGCTCATTCATGAAGCAGGATTTCATATAGAGGCGGATATTTCCGATGAGCAGGTGGTAACAGATAAAAAAAGTCTCTGCTTTATTTTAAGCCAGATCATGGGTAATTCCATCAAATATACGAGAACGGAGGAAATTCGTCCCGAACTTTCCGTAACATTGCGCCGGTCAGGATCAGACAGGAAACTGGTGCTGGAAATAGAAGATAATGGAACCGGAATAAAGGAGACGGACTTGCCGTTTATCTTTGACAAAGGATTCTCCGGAGACGCAGGCGGGCAGAGGAAGAAATCAAGCGGTATGGGGCTGTATCTTGCGGCTCAGATCGCGGGAGAACTGAAGATCGGGCTGGACGCACATTCCGTGTATAAAAAAGGGACAAGGATCACGCTCGTCCTGTAA
- a CDS encoding spore coat protein CotJB, whose translation MSKEQLAIASVPVQDYGEIYDDKKALCEGTIFSELDMPFFAADGENGKSSGKSALFGMNQKLPEEKEREELMTKLTEVSFVLDDLTLYLDTHGDEEQAVSLYEQKLTERETLKKQFAEKFYPLTRDCIPYCTKKEDGRFCWQTGPMPWEGACV comes from the coding sequence ATGTCAAAAGAACAGTTAGCCATCGCCAGCGTGCCGGTTCAGGACTATGGTGAAATCTACGATGATAAAAAAGCTCTGTGCGAGGGTACGATATTCAGCGAGTTGGATATGCCGTTTTTTGCGGCAGACGGCGAGAATGGCAAAAGCAGCGGGAAGAGTGCGTTGTTCGGCATGAACCAGAAGCTGCCGGAGGAAAAAGAAAGAGAAGAACTGATGACAAAGCTGACAGAGGTCAGTTTTGTACTGGATGATCTGACATTATACCTCGATACCCACGGTGATGAGGAACAGGCGGTGAGTCTGTACGAGCAGAAGCTTACAGAGAGGGAGACGCTGAAAAAGCAGTTTGCGGAAAAATTCTATCCGCTCACGAGAGACTGTATCCCTTACTGTACAAAAAAAGAAGACGGCAGATTCTGCTGGCAGACGGGGCCGATGCCCTGGGAAGGAGCGTGTGTATAA
- a CDS encoding manganese catalase family protein, whose product MWQYEKRLQFPVKITKTCPKTAQMIISQYGGPDGELSASMRYLAQRYTMPVKAVGGLLTDIGTEELAHMEIICAMVYQLTKDLTIEQAKTAGFDAYYIDHTTALWPQAAASVPFTSLEFQSKGDAIADLTEDLAAEQKARTVYDNLLRMITDPEVREPLKFLRTREIVHFQRFGEALEKTKDQLDSKNFYYFNPEFDKDKFHGKL is encoded by the coding sequence ATGTGGCAGTATGAGAAGAGATTACAGTTTCCGGTAAAGATCACAAAGACTTGTCCGAAGACCGCACAGATGATCATAAGCCAGTACGGAGGCCCGGACGGAGAATTGTCCGCTTCCATGCGGTATCTGGCGCAGCGATATACGATGCCGGTAAAGGCGGTGGGCGGACTGCTCACTGATATTGGTACAGAAGAACTGGCCCATATGGAGATCATCTGCGCCATGGTATACCAGCTGACGAAAGATCTGACGATAGAGCAGGCTAAGACAGCGGGATTTGACGCGTATTATATCGACCATACGACAGCGCTCTGGCCGCAGGCCGCAGCGTCTGTTCCGTTTACTTCGCTGGAATTCCAGTCCAAAGGTGATGCCATAGCGGATCTTACTGAGGACCTTGCGGCTGAACAGAAGGCAAGGACCGTATATGACAACCTGCTGCGGATGATAACGGATCCGGAAGTGAGGGAGCCGCTTAAGTTCCTGCGGACGAGGGAGATCGTCCACTTCCAGCGTTTTGGCGAGGCGCTGGAGAAGACGAAAGACCAGCTGGACAGCAAGAACTTCTATTATTTTAACCCTGAATTTGATAAAGACAAATTTCACGGCAAGCTTTAG
- a CDS encoding manganese efflux pump — protein sequence MHLISSVLFALSANIDTLIVGISYGIKKERVPFAENIVISLITFAGTIFSIYMGLQLTLFIPASVAQRIGCIVLIVLGLYYTVKSMIEYRQGKLPPDDWDNPEAEPPDKTITLREAVLIACALTVNNMGMGIGASISGMKLIPTSIATLLICMVFLYTGNKIGRIGVSGVLKRWAGPVSGVILIVLGLYEMFL from the coding sequence ACATAGACACTCTGATCGTCGGAATATCCTACGGGATCAAAAAGGAACGGGTGCCCTTTGCGGAGAATATTGTCATTAGCCTCATAACATTTGCCGGAACAATATTTTCCATCTATATGGGACTTCAGCTCACCTTGTTTATTCCCGCCAGTGTCGCACAGCGAATCGGCTGCATCGTACTGATCGTCCTCGGACTGTATTATACGGTAAAGTCCATGATCGAATACCGGCAGGGTAAGCTGCCGCCGGACGACTGGGATAATCCGGAAGCAGAGCCGCCGGATAAGACCATAACCCTGAGAGAAGCCGTACTCATCGCCTGCGCCCTCACTGTGAACAACATGGGGATGGGCATAGGAGCCAGCATCTCAGGCATGAAGCTCATCCCCACCTCCATTGCCACCCTGCTTATCTGTATGGTATTTCTGTACACCGGTAATAAAATAGGGCGCATCGGAGTCTCGGGCGTATTAAAACGATGGGCCGGACCGGTCTCCGGCGTAATACTGATCGTACTCGGATTATACGAAATGTTTCTTTAG